A window of the Pyxidicoccus trucidator genome harbors these coding sequences:
- a CDS encoding ATP-binding protein encodes MGSEDVVTALRRVPLFSRLTDEQLGWIADHGRQLHFTAGMRIAAQGDPADGLSVILEGSTEWTRRVGAQEVPTAMLKAGDLFGELILFLNSPHPTTGRAVTDVRLFRLEPATFWELLRVAPVLMRGLMELASQRSQPHETSSRQQAELLSAGQLAAGVAGELDNPSSSARRSAARLRETLHTLSARAMALGEQNLSSAQRGALLALPREAAERGRTSPLLEPVARAVREESLGSWLESHGVAEAWEAAPVLVASGLDVAWLESVSTRVGEALLGDVLAWLVAAVTGDVLLAEVERGTARVSTLVEAMKAYSFLDPMPAQEADLHDGLERALAVLDHRLSGGTITVERQYERSLPRLKVEDGALEEVWTQLVLNAVQALGEGGGRVRLRTWAEPTRVVVEISDDGPGIPKDLMPRVFEPFFSTKPEAAGLGLDVSRRIIERHGGDLRVLSEPGGTRVQVRLPV; translated from the coding sequence ATGGGAAGCGAGGACGTCGTCACAGCGCTGCGCCGGGTACCGCTGTTCTCCCGGCTCACCGACGAGCAGCTCGGGTGGATTGCCGACCATGGCCGGCAGCTCCACTTCACGGCGGGCATGCGCATCGCCGCGCAGGGAGACCCGGCGGACGGCCTGTCCGTCATCCTGGAAGGCAGCACCGAGTGGACGCGCCGCGTGGGCGCGCAGGAGGTCCCCACCGCGATGCTGAAGGCGGGCGACCTCTTCGGCGAGCTCATCCTCTTCCTGAACTCGCCCCACCCCACCACCGGCCGCGCGGTGACGGACGTGCGGCTGTTCCGCCTGGAGCCGGCCACCTTCTGGGAGCTGCTGCGCGTGGCGCCGGTGCTCATGCGGGGGCTGATGGAGCTGGCCTCGCAGCGCTCGCAGCCCCACGAGACGAGCTCCCGGCAGCAGGCGGAGCTGCTGTCCGCCGGGCAGCTGGCGGCGGGCGTGGCGGGAGAGCTGGACAACCCCTCCTCGTCCGCCCGCCGGAGCGCGGCGCGGCTGCGCGAGACGCTGCACACGCTGTCGGCGCGGGCCATGGCGCTCGGCGAGCAGAACCTGTCCTCGGCGCAGCGCGGAGCCCTGCTCGCCCTGCCCCGCGAGGCCGCCGAGCGCGGCAGGACGTCCCCGCTGCTGGAGCCCGTGGCGAGGGCGGTGCGCGAGGAGTCGCTGGGAAGCTGGCTGGAGTCGCACGGGGTGGCGGAGGCGTGGGAGGCGGCGCCCGTGCTGGTGGCCTCGGGGCTGGACGTGGCGTGGCTGGAGTCGGTGTCCACGCGGGTGGGCGAGGCGCTGCTGGGCGACGTGCTCGCGTGGCTGGTGGCGGCGGTGACGGGCGACGTGCTGCTGGCCGAGGTGGAGCGCGGCACGGCGCGAGTCTCCACCCTGGTGGAGGCGATGAAGGCCTACAGCTTCCTGGACCCGATGCCGGCCCAGGAGGCGGACCTGCACGACGGCCTGGAGCGCGCGCTGGCGGTGCTGGACCACCGGCTGTCGGGCGGCACCATCACCGTGGAGCGCCAGTACGAGCGGAGCCTGCCGCGGCTGAAGGTGGAGGACGGCGCGCTGGAAGAGGTGTGGACGCAGCTGGTGCTCAACGCGGTGCAGGCGCTGGGTGAGGGCGGCGGGCGCGTGCGCCTGCGCACCTGGGCCGAGCCGACGCGCGTGGTGGTGGAAATCTCGGACGACGGGCCGGGCATTCCGAAGGACCTCATGCCGCGCGTCTTCGAGCCCTTCTTCAGCACGAAGCCCGAGGCCGCGGGCCTGGGGCTGGACGTCAGCCGCCGCATCATCGAGCGGCACGGCGGAGACCTGCGCGTGCTCTCCGAGCCCGGTGGCACGCGCGTCCAGGTGCGCCTTCCCGTGTAG